DNA sequence from the Cohnella herbarum genome:
CGATTACGAGAGCAGGTGGAACTTCGAGAATAAGGCGTTGATCGAATTCGATACGATATACGGCGATGCGAAATGGGTTATTTTCTCGGCGTACACGACGGATTCCTCGTTCGATTATATTAAAACGGAATTCGGTTCCGATGAAGAGTTTCAGGTTTTCCTCGATACGGTACAAGCGAAATCGCTGCACGCTTCCGACGTGAAGGTGACGGCCAAGGACACGATCCTGACGCTCTCGACCTGCTCTTCGGCTTATGAAGACGCCCGGTTCGTCGTGCATGCCGTTCGATTGGATGATGTGAGATGAGGCGATAAGGCGATGGTGTAACGTTATTCCGATTACGGGAGTCGAGGAAAGGAGGAGTTCAACAGCCACTTAAAGATAAATGTAAGCGTGATCCAAAATCGATTCATCCAATCCGATGGGAGGTTTTAATGATGAGCAGCGTTATGATGGGCAAAAGGGTAAAGGTTGTTCTCGCGCTATTGCTCGTTTGTTGCGTTTGGTTTACGTCCAAGCAGTTAACGGGGATCTCGTCGGCCAGCCCGACTAGTCATTCCTTGAACGCGGGAACGGGCTTGCTGAACGTAGATTACGCGAACTATATGTCCAAGCACGACATCGTCTTCAATTCGCCGGTAACCGAACCGAAGAGCGGGCTTACCGTCGGTAACGGGCGAGTAGGCGCCATGGTATGGAACACGGCGGGTGGACTTACGATGCAAGTGTCCGGGGTCGATGCGTCGCAGGAAGGTTTCGCTTCGCAAGGGCTGGTGAACCTGTACACGAATCCGGGATTGGATACAGGGTATAGCTCTTACCAGCAAAGGCTTTCGTTGTACGACGGGATGGTCACGACGAAATACGACGCCAACCGCACCGTCACGATCCTGGGGTCGCCGAACTCCGAGGTGATCGGCATCCATGTGGAAGACAGCCGAACCGGCGTTTCGAACGTATCCCTAGATCTGAGCCTGTGGGACGTGAGCGGATTCAGCGGCGGGGATGTTCCGGACATTAACACGTGGAGGACCGTATCGACCTTCGCCGAACCGACGGTAGTCGGCTTAAGCCGGGGACAGACCGATGCGAACAACTTCGGCTATACGCTTGCGGCGACGGTCGAAGGCGCAAGCTTCACGACCCAGTCCGTCGACTCCCGGAAGGTGCGGTTGAACATTACGCCTTCCTCGAGCTATACGATCTGGATCGCCAGCGCAAGCAGGCTTAACGCTCCGGGCTATAACTCGGTCAACCAAGCCAAAACGGTGCTGAACAACGTGAAGAGTACCGGATACCCGACTACGTTGGCCAATTATAAAAATTGGTGGCACGAATTCTGGGGCAAATCGTTCGTGCAGTATTCCAACGCGAACGGCGATGCGGACTACTTGGAAAATTTCTATTACCTCAGCACTTACATGATCGCGGCGGGCGCTTACGGCAATTATCCGTTCCATTTTATTAACGGAGTGTTCAGCGCCGTGAACGACAACGACAGCGGGAAGTGGAGCAACGCCTATTGGTACTGGAACCAGAGGGACGTCTATCACTCTTTCCTCGCGTCCAACCATCCCGAAATGGTGAACACGTTTAATCATTTGTACAGCCGTAATTTCAACGCGCTTAAATCGTACACGATGACGCGCTATGGCATCGACGGGATATGGGTACCGGAGACGATGGGCTGGGACGGGAACGCAAGGGGCACGATCAATAGCGATTATACGCAGGATACGCTATCCACGGCGGCGGAAGCCGCGCTTAATATGTACGCGCAGTACAAGTATACGAACGACTCGGCTTATTTGAGCAGTACCGCGTACCCGTTCATGAAAGAGGCGGCTAAATTTTACGCAGGGAAGCTCTCTTACAATACCGGAACCGGAAAATATTACATGGCCTCGTCGAACGCGCACGAGCAGCATTGGGACGTGCAGAACGCGATTACCGATCTAGCGGCGGTTCGGGCATTGTTCCCCGTGACGATCCAGACGAGCCAAGCGCTCGGCTTGGACGCGACGTTACGGTCGCAGTGGCAAAACATACTGAACAATCTCGTTCCTTATCCGGTCGATCCGGCCAACCCGGCGAAATATTTTCCGCATGCCCCGCCTTTATCGCAAAACCGCAACAACGAGAACGTGATCCTCGAATTAGCATGGCCGTACAACGTAAGCGGGATCGGATCGGCGGATCAGCAAATGCTGATCAATAACTACAATAGCCGCCCGTATCCTTACGGCTCCAATAACGTGTGGGATCCGGCCCCGATTCAGGCGGCGAGGCTCGGTCTCGGCGACGAAGCGTATCTCGGCATGAAAATGATGCTTCAGCGATACCAAGACTATCCGAACGGGCGGACGACGAACACGAACGGGGAATTCGAGTATATGGGCG
Encoded proteins:
- a CDS encoding glycosyl hydrolase family 95 catalytic domain-containing protein, which gives rise to MMSSVMMGKRVKVVLALLLVCCVWFTSKQLTGISSASPTSHSLNAGTGLLNVDYANYMSKHDIVFNSPVTEPKSGLTVGNGRVGAMVWNTAGGLTMQVSGVDASQEGFASQGLVNLYTNPGLDTGYSSYQQRLSLYDGMVTTKYDANRTVTILGSPNSEVIGIHVEDSRTGVSNVSLDLSLWDVSGFSGGDVPDINTWRTVSTFAEPTVVGLSRGQTDANNFGYTLAATVEGASFTTQSVDSRKVRLNITPSSSYTIWIASASRLNAPGYNSVNQAKTVLNNVKSTGYPTTLANYKNWWHEFWGKSFVQYSNANGDADYLENFYYLSTYMIAAGAYGNYPFHFINGVFSAVNDNDSGKWSNAYWYWNQRDVYHSFLASNHPEMVNTFNHLYSRNFNALKSYTMTRYGIDGIWVPETMGWDGNARGTINSDYTQDTLSTAAEAALNMYAQYKYTNDSAYLSSTAYPFMKEAAKFYAGKLSYNTGTGKYYMASSNAHEQHWDVQNAITDLAAVRALFPVTIQTSQALGLDATLRSQWQNILNNLVPYPVDPANPAKYFPHAPPLSQNRNNENVILELAWPYNVSGIGSADQQMLINNYNSRPYPYGSNNVWDPAPIQAARLGLGDEAYLGMKMMLQRYQDYPNGRTTNTNGEFEYMGVHLNAINESLLQSYNDKIRVFPAAPSDTTFNGKFTLLASGGFLVSSEKEAGEIKYVGVKSLYGKTATVVNPWGTQPVQARRLSDNAIVATSSSAEFNFATAGNTSYVVERTAKTLGSYSYQNLTGTASAGPRTATFNGTPRTLGSGAPYMGAKPTFYPNANYSGTGVSLPPGDYSISQMQAAGIANDSISSIKVPSGISVIAYGDGAFDGPSWTFTADNPNLAATGNDNTISSFKIVDNGGGGTSAPIGMTITFKATVNGMFICAENAGAAALIANRPAGGGWEQFTVVDAGGGAIALKATINNKFVSATNSGAGNLIAQADSIGNWEKFIWVANGDGTFSLRAVANNQYVCADNAGAASLIANRATIGPWEKFQLG